One genomic window of Fusarium keratoplasticum isolate Fu6.1 chromosome 3, whole genome shotgun sequence includes the following:
- a CDS encoding Amine oxidase: MARHPLDPLHADEIAQVVKILNHCQRSKLRFKVITLDEPRKQDLIPYLEAERLGDLLPTPPNRKAYVYFHTLDDHKFHRGVVNITTNTVEVDQILEGIQGPADADEQIEIEEVCNVHPVVLAEIEKLKLPPNARVLNDPWGYGTDDASIKSDRRLIQCYMYAALSDDPEANHYSIPLPFSPVFDSNTKELVRIDRLPLNHDDERVDTQAWIPRKAVEYSTALLEQGGLRQDLKPLQVQQPEGPSFSVDGHLVEWQKWRFRLGWNVREGPLLHNVTYDGRNVLYRLSLSEMTVPYADPRQPYIRKQAFDLGDIGLGMTSNCLTLGCDCLGVIRYFDGFRVNAKGETVKMKNVICMHEIDNGIGWKHTNYRNATSSVVRDRRLVIQCTATVSNYEYILMWTLDQAANIHCEVRATGIVSTMPVNDGVKLPWMTRVADGVGAAYHQHLFNLRIDPAIDGFSNTIAYEDSERTPEDPVLDPYGVGYYAKVTEIERPGGYDLDVNKSRVYKMINPSSINPISGKPAGYKLHAHPSQMMLMRPHAPGAKRALFGSKPIWVTKYQDGELYAAGEFTNQSAADSGLAVWAKRDENVKDTDVVLWHSFGLTHNPRPEDFPVMPMEMIKVELRPTSFFTMNPSNDVPRSNQKVNKSVLVPSCCDGPATSSRL, translated from the exons ATGGCCCGACACCCTCTCGACCCCCTGCACGCCGACGAGATCGCGCAGGTCGTCAAGATTCTGAACCACTGTCAGAGGAGCAAGCTCCGATTCAAGGTCATCACTCTCGATGAGCCCCGGAAGCAAGACCTCATCCCCTaccttgaggctgagaggTTGGGCGATCTTTTGCCTACTCCTCCCAACAGGAAGGCTTACGTCTACTTTCACACCCTTGATGATCACAAGTTCCACCGTGGAGTTGTCAACATTACTACCAACACGGTCGAGGTTGACCAAATTCTTGAGGGTATCCAGGGTCctgccgatgccgatgagCAGATTGAGATTGAGGAGGTGTGCAATGTTCACCCCGTTGTCTTGGCCGAGATTGAAAAGCTCAAGCTTCCTCCGAA TGCACGCGTGTTGAACGACCCCTGGGGATACGGCACCGACGACGCCAGCATCAAGAGCGACCGCCGTCTCATCCAATGCTACATGTACGCCGCCCTATCCGACGACCCCGAGGCCAACCACTACTCGATTCCACTGCCATTCTCCCCCGTCTTCGACTCCAACACAAAGGAACTTGTCCGCATCGACCGACTCCCCCTGAACCACGACGACGAGCGCGTCGATACACAAGCATGGATCCCTCGAAAGGCTGTCGAGTACAGCACCGCTCTTCTGGAGCAGGGTGGTCTGCGACAAGACCTGAAGCCCCTTCAGGTTCAGCAGCCTGAGGGTCCTTCTTTCAGCGTCGACGGTCACCTTGTTGAGTGGCAGAAGTGGCGATTCCGTCTCGGCTGGAACGTTCGTGAGGGTCCTCTCCTGCACAACGTCACCTACGATGGCCGAAACGTCCTGTACCGTCTCTCCCTGAGCGAGATGACTGTTCCCTATGCCGACCCTCGACAGCCTTACATCCGCAAGCAGGCGTTTGATCTGGGTGACATTGGTCTGGGAATGACTTCCAACTGTCTGACCCTGGGTTGTGACTGCTTGGGTGTTATCCGTTACTTTGATGGTTTCCGCGTCAATGCCAAGGGAGAGAcggtcaagatgaagaatgTCATCTGCATGCACGAAATTGATAACGGCATTGGCTGGAAGCACACCAACTACCGTAATGCCACATCCTCTGTCGTTCGTGATCGACGCCTGGTGATTCAGT GTACCGCTACCGTGTCCAACTACGAGTACATCCTTATGTGGACCCTCGACCAAGCCGCTAACATCCACTGCGAAGTCCGTGCAACTGGTATCGTCTCGACGATGCCCGTCAACGACGGCGTCAAGCTGCCCTGGATGACCCGCGTAGCCGACGGCGTCGGTGCCGCATACCACCAGCATCTCTTCAACCTCCGAATCGACCCAGCCATCGACGGCTTCTCCAATACCATCGCCTACGAAGATTCCGAGCGCACACCCGAGGATCCCGTGCTGGACCCTTACGGCGTCGGCTACTACGCCAAGGTCACCGAGATTGAGAGGCCCGGAGGCTACGATCTGGACGTCAACAAGTCGAGAGTCTACAAGATGATCAacccctcctccatcaacccCATCTCGGGAAAGCCAGCGGGCTACAAGCTCCACGCCCATCCCTCTCAGATGATGCTCATGCGTCCCCACGCCCCAGGCGCAAAGCGAGCCCTCTTCGGTAGTAAGCCCATCTGGGTGACAAAATACCAAGACGGCGAGCTCTACGCCGCAGGCGAGTTCACCAACCAGAGCGCCGCCGACTCTGGCCTTGCAGTGTGGGCCAAGCGCGACGAGAACGTCAAGGACACGGACGTCGTGCTCTGGCACTCCTTCGGTCTCACGCACAACCCTCGACCTGAAGATTTCCCCGTCATGCCCATGGAGATGATTAAGGTTGAGCTGCGACCGACGAGCTTCTTTACCATGAACCCTAGCAACGACGTGCCTAGGTCCAACCAGAAGGTTAACAAGTCGGTTCTTGTGCCTAGCTGCTGTGATGGTCCTGCGACGTCTAGCCGGCTGTGA
- a CDS encoding Rhodanese domain-containing protein: MAHPTNVPWYDAYPKPSTLTPPVISRAELLEWIKQGKEAGNDYLVVDLRRDDHTGGFLRGSLNLPIESLYPALPTIYNLVKAADIQTVIWYCADPASCTVTSRGRGYRAAAWFGDFLAERNELGIKSVALFEGILGWALAGDEYTQHIDEFDPTAWKKDDASKHTCQLK, encoded by the exons ATGGCGCATCCCACGAATGTTCCCTGGTATGACGCATACCCTAAGCCCTCGACCCTCACCCCGCCAGTTATATCGAGAGCGGAACTACTTGAATGGATcaagcaaggaaaagaagcggGTAATGATtacctcgtcgtcgacttGAGGAGGGACGATCACACA GGAGGCTTCCTTCGGGGATCCCTCAACCTCCCTATTGAGAGCTTATACCCTGCTCTACCCACTATTTATAACCTGGTCAAGGCGGCAGATATCCAAACTGTTATCTGGTACTGTG CTGATCCTGCATCCTGCACAGTGACCTCGCGAGGACGCGGATACCGAGCAGCGGCATGGTTTGGCGATTTCTTGGCTGAAAGGAACGAGTTAGGGATCAAGAGCGTCGCGCTTTTTGAAGGTATTCTGGGATGGGCGCTTGCTGGGGACGAATACACACAGCATATTGATGAGTTCGATCCAAcggcctggaagaaggatgatgcCTCCAAGCACACCTGCCAGTTGAAATAG
- a CDS encoding MFS domain-containing protein, with product MVAICLSFTLVGLDSNIIATAVPAMTRHFGTINDIAWYTSVYRLMSGSFQPMFGKLYTLFPAKILILASLATFIAGTLLCALAPSSPVFILGRAITGFATAAVISGAFAMVIHITPLRKRSTYAGIGAATEAAASLTAPLLGGLLTDRLSWRWCFFIELPLIAGACIIVLFFLDLTKGKHVDGQTFTSVLRELDVLGTAIFVPAIASLLLALQWGGNKYEWSSWRVILLLCIFAALLGVFVWHQSRLGERATVPSRVLRQRNVLFGFVFSCCNNGSLSVIEYYMPSYFQTVKGLSASMSGVMVLPSAAGLVASVPLAGYLTTLIGYYSPFMLLNSLITPPATGLLSTLNAGSKLWGLIFYQALLGFGAGIGFQGPQVAVQAVFSDSDSQIGIATIQVAQAIGPAIAVAGAQTIFTSKLGSYLARFASELDLADLANQGLTIPDGLSPWEHEQVVSSYSHALNDTFYLPVALACLTVIGALGVEWRSVKGDKGQKT from the exons ATGGTAGCCATCTGTCTTTCCTTCACACTTGTGGGCCTA GACAGCAACATCATCGCAACAGCGGTTCCAGCGATGACTCGCCATTTCGGTACTATCAATGATATTGCCTGGTATACTTCCGTCTA CCGACTTATGTCAGGCTCGTTTCAACCCATGTTCGGAAAGCTCTATACCTTGTTTCCAGCAAAGATCTTGATCCTAGCAAGCCTCGCCACCTTCATCGCGGGGACTTTGCTGTGTGCCCTTGCCCCAAGTTCGCCAGTTTTCATTCTTGGGCGAGCCATAACCGGCTTCGCTACCGCCGCCGTCATCTCAGGAGCCTTTGC CATGGTCATTCACATCACGCCGCTACGGAAGCGATCGACGTATGCCGGAATAGGCGCCGCAACTGAGGCTGCGGCGTCCCTCACGGCTCCTCTCTTGGGCGGTCTTCTGACTGACCGGTtgagttggcgatggtgttTCTTCATTGAACTACCCCTGATCGCCGGTGCATGCATCATtgttctcttcttcctcgacttgACCAAGGGAAAGCATGTGGATGGTCAGACCTTCACGTCAGTTTTGCGCGAGCTGGACGTGTTGGGCACGGCCATCTTCGTGCCGGCTATCGCATCCTTACTCCTGGCCCTGCAATGGGGAGGAAATAAGTACGAATGGTCTAGCTGGCGTGTCATATTATTATTGTGCATTTTCGCCGCCTTACTTGGCGTCTTCGTCTGGCACCAAAGTCGTCTTGGTGAACGAGCGACTGTTCCGTCTCGGGTCTTGCGACAACGAAACGTTCTCTTTGGCTTCGTGTTCAGCTGCTGCAACAACGGCTCGTTAAGCGTCATTGAATACTAT ATGCCCAGCTACTTTCAGACCGTGAAAGGACTCTCAGCATCTATGTCGGGTGTAATGGTTCTTCCTTCGGCGGCTGGCCTGGTGGCCTCGGTTCCTCTTGCAGGGTATTTGACTACCTTGATCGGATATTACAGCCCGTTCATGCTTTTAAACAGTCTCATCACCCCCCCTGCGACTGGCCTGCTTAGCACTTTGAATGCTGGATCAAAGCTGTGGGGCTTGATCTTTTACCAAGCTTTGCTTGGATTTGGCGCAGGCATCGGCTTCCAAGGCCCTCAAGTCGCCGTTCAGGCAGTTTTCTCAGACTCCGACTCGCAGATTGGCATTGCTACTATCCAGGTTGCCCAGGCTATTGGCCCAGCCATAGCTGTTGCAGGAGCGCAGACTATCTTTACCTCCAAATTAGGCTCTTACCTAGCTCGGTTTGCTTCAGAGCTAGATCTAGCTGATCTAGCTAACCAGGGTCTTACTATCCCCGACGGTTTGAGCCCTTGGGAGCACGAACAAGTGGTCTCAAGTTACAGCCATGCGCTTAACGACACATTTTATCTCCCCGTTGCTCTTGCTTGTTTAACCGTCATCGGCGCGCTCGGCGTGGAATGGCGATCTGTAAAGGGAGACAAAGGCCAAAAAACATAA
- a CDS encoding Homeobox and c2h2 transcription, whose product MSSQAASVDEASAGSSRPKIVRHKKSSTKILKEWFASHTSHPYPTDGEKEDLAHRTGLSARQVSYWFINARRRRGDKPGVSARASHATLSSQSLPISSTTSLPGAWETLSPMDRWRHSPPEDEPGSWSAITEAVADSWLSDDFGPGPRGLSGWSEGSNSLDFTSSHNQSASSSASSSFSHSAGSIASSESRGSVQGPRHRPPRRRQKRQVRQGTKTCQQTQDVDRIYQCTFCTDTFKSRYDWTRHEGTLHLVLERWTCLPFGPRLSDESNGVIQCALCGQTDPSESHLESHHIQQCVSKPLRARTFYRKDHLRQHLRGAHRGDKVPTSTMDAWKTKITKVNARCGFCGDTFQLWADRNDHLADHFRSGALMKDWNGCRGLDPAVALLVENAIPPYLIGQQSRDLEPFSATKIAQTAPVPTPYRRCPPTSFELLTARLGEFVTSQRASQGDVSDECLRRQSRLILFDDDDPWNQTPADNPDWLRMFKMGYGLADDSVMNAGPLLDACPSDLVDPTGLNSQRLSVTQCSVTPFTPERMRQAAVSDSSSIPLDLFGGAPSGEMGFLSSVPWSWQTPECLAEFSQMANLLPQSACDIGGCTGSGFETADVDSANTCLYDDLGFDLENALFDLEPYGESFRKNSSETGRTST is encoded by the exons ATGTCATCGCAGGCTGCTTCAGTGGATGAGGCATCGGCGGGAAGTTCGCGACCGAAAATCGTTCGCCATAAAAAGAGTTCTACAAAGATTCTAAAGGAGTGGTTTGCGTCGCATACTTCGCATCCCTATCCAACGGACGGAGAAAAGGAAGACTTGGCCCATCGCACAGGCTTAAGTGCCCGCCAAGTATCATACTGGTTCATCAACGCTCGTCGACGGAGGGGCGACAAGCCGGGGGTCTCTGCGCGAGCAAGTCATGCGACATTGTCCTCACAGTCCCTCCCGATAAGCTCGACTACATCTTTGCCTGGAGCCTGGGAGACTCTGTCACCAATGGATCGGTGGCGGCACTCCCCCCCTGAGGACGAGCCTGGATCTTGGAGTGCCATCACCGAGGCAGTAGCTGATAGTTGGTTATCGGACGACTTCGGGCCTGGACCGAGGGGCCTGAGTGGATGGAGTGAGGGTAGCAACTCGCTTGACTTTACCTCCTCTCACAACCAGTCTGCTAGCTCCAGCGCGTCGTCGAGCTTCAGTCACAGCGCCGGATCTATCGCCAGCTCAGAGAGTCGGGGTTCAGTCCAGGGCCCCCGTCATCGCCCGCCCCGTCGACGCCAGAAACGACAGGTCAGACAAGGGACCAAAACATGCCAACAAACCCAGGATGTCGACCGGATATATCAATGCACCTTCTGCACCGACACGTTCAAGTCAAGATACGACTGGACTCGGCACGAGGGGACCCTTCATCTGGTGCTGGAGAGATGGACCTGCCTTCCTTTCGGTCCACGACTCTCTGATGAGTCCAACGGGGTCATACAATGTGCCCTGTGCGGCCAGACGGACCCTTCTGAGTCACATCTCGAGTCGCACCATATCCAGCAATGCGTTTCCAAGCCCTTGCGTGCCCGAACCTTCTATCGTAAAGATCATCTACGTCAGCATCTCCGCGGCGCGCATCGAGGCGACAAAgtgccaacatcaaccatggATGCTTGGAAGACAAAAATCACAAAGGTAAACGCCCGCTGCGGCTTCTGCGGTGACACGTTTCAACTCTGGGCGGATCGCAATGATCACCTAGCAGACCATTTTCGCTCGGGGGCTTTGATGAAGGACTGGAACGGCTGCCGAGGGTTAGATCCCGCAGTAGCCTTGCTCGTCGAGAATGCAATACCACCCTATCTGATTGGCCAGCAGTCTCGAGATCTCGAGCCGTTCAGCGCCACCAAGATTGCCCAGACAGCACCTGTCCCGACACCGTACCGGCGATGTCCTCCAACCTCGTTCGAACTGCTGACAGCTAGACTGGGCGAGTTTGTCACCTCACAGCGTGCTAGTCAAGGGGACGTTTCAGACGAATGCTTGCGAAGACAGTCCCggctcatcctcttcgaTGATGACGATCCATGGAACCAGACACCTGCAGACAACCCGGACTGGCTCCGAATGTTCAAGATGGGTTACGGCCTCGCAGATGACTCAGTCATGAATGCTGGCCCGCTCCTGGACGCATGCCCGTCGGATCTGGTGGATCCGACGGGACTCAATTCCCAGCGTCTTTCGGTCACACAATGCAGCGTCACCCCCTTTACGCCCGAACGAATGAGGCAAGCGGCTGTGTCAGATTCGAGTAGTATCCCGCTGGACCTGTTCGGGGGTGCACCCAGCGGTGAGATGGGTTTCCTCTCCTCGGTGCCCTGGTCATGGCAAACCCCTGAATGCCTCGCCGAGTTcagccagatggccaacttGCTTCCTCAGTCCGCGTGCGACATCGGAGGATGTACCGGCTCCGGCTTTGAGACAGCAGATGTAGACAGCGCAAACACCTGTCTATATGATGATCTAGGTTTTGACCTGGAAAATGCCCTGTTTGATCTCGAGCCATATGGCGAGAGTTTCAGAAAGAACTCGAGCGAAACTGGGCGAACTA GTACTTAG
- a CDS encoding Copper-fist domain-containing protein, with protein sequence MITNGEKYACESCIRGHRVAQCQHTDRPLQRVGKKGRPVSQCNHCRTLRTSRSVHTNCKCGSTSRQATLKQFGQERCLCCEGGDCTCAYKTGQKKHCGSSTSSPSAISNQRSPGIALSPTLSDSTASMAIPHDIPDSDGTYPALTHVDLSNQPSETVPDTWPTPPDNGPHLVIPETPDWLGALDSVLGPVPDEQTQFSMSALNDPLLPMDSSYLADFLSDLPQTEQPNNADPIPTFDPALLDLTLFNFDNHEQSPRQS encoded by the exons atgatcacAAACGGGGAAAAGTACGCCTGCGAGAGCTGTATTCGCGGCCACCGTGTCGCCCAGTGCCAGCATACGG ATCGCCCGCTTCAAAGAGTCGGAAAAAAGGGCCGCCCGGTATCGCAGTGCAATCACTGTCGCACTCTTCGAACCTCAAGATCAGTTCATACCAATTGCAAATGCGGCTCGACTTCTCGTCAGGCCACACTCAAGCAGTTCGGCCAAG AGCGATGCCTCTGCTGTGAGGGCGGCGACTGCACCTGCGCCTACAAGACTGGTCAGAAGAAGCACTGCGGGTCATCTACATCCTCACCTTCAGCCATCTCCAATCAGAGAAGTCCCGGGATCGCCCTCAGCCCTACTCTATCAGACTCAACGGCCAGCATGGCAATACCTCATGATATTCCCGACAGCGACGGCACATATCCCGCACTAACCCATGTTGACCTGAGTAACCAACCTTCCGAAACTGTCCCTGACACGTGGCCAACGCCACCAGACAATGGTCCCCATCTCGTGATACCTGAAACACCAGATTGGCTCGGGGCATTGGATTCAGTTCTGGGGCCAGTACCAGACGAACAGACGCAATTCTCCATGTCGGCCTTGAATGATCCATTGTTGCCAATGGACTCTTCTTACCTGGCTGATTTCTTGAGTGATCTGCCACAAACCGAACAGCCCAACAATGCCGATCCTATTCCCACATTTGATCCGGCCCTGTTGGATTTGACGTTGTTCAATTTTGACAACCATGAGCAATCACCGCGTCAGTCTTGA
- a CDS encoding Zn(2)-C6 fungal-type domain-containing protein — protein MTNLGAYTDIQDLSSIFYLGTGPSDNPMFRYVLPLIDTVPPIRYAIAASASCHLAARTSDKDLEKKSLYLRVHATHLLREMLRDPCPATDQSILASMLMLAQLDMCSGDCLEFETHLKAAVGLIRGQNYDHAANRHYFEQRLAWLDMMASTTSAGLPNLSATELKAALGRCSNHGRRQWSYDVFPCPIDLFEILGDITMLSKTQLDVTSPSQEAVEEAHCIKCRLAAWEWLGETSGPRKHMVEVWCLGIMAYLGRLFPSTNSSGAADLTSQVLYHARLIPPASSWSYSLLWPIFQIGVTLGNEALDERAWVEKRLNIALEATGCRHFSNALETLRFVWDNDVQYDPLTASMNGRSIMLA, from the exons ATGACTAACCTTGGCGCTTACACAGACATCCAGGACCTCAGCAGCATCTTTTATCTGGGAACTGGGCCCAGCGACAATCCAATGTTCCGTTATGTGCTTCCACTTATAGACACTGTGCCTCCTATTCGCTATGCCATCGCCGCATCGGCATCCTGTCACCTTGCGGCTCGAACCTCAGATAaagacctcgagaagaagagcctATATCTGCGTGTCCATGCTACGCATCTATTGAGAGAGATGCTCCGAGATCCATGCCCGGCAACAGATCAAAGCATCCTGGCTagcatgttgatgttggcacAGCTTGAC ATGTGTTCTGGAGACTGCCTCGAGTTTGAAACGCACCTTAAAGCGGCGGTCGGCCTTATCCGGGGCCAGAACTATGACCACGCAGCAAATAGGCACTACTTTGAACAGCGGCTTGCATG gctcgacatgatggcatcTACAACTTCTGCTGGACTGCCGAACTTGTCCGCCACAGAACTCAAGGCGGCTCTCGGACGCTGCTCGAATCATGGACGGAGGCAATGGAGCTATGATGTTTTCCCGTGCCCAATCGATCTGTTTGAGATACTCGGAGACATTACTATGCTTTCCAAAACCCAACTGGACGTGACGAGTCCAAGCCAGGAGGCTGTGGAGGAGGCTCATTGTATAAAATGCCGTCTGGCGGCGTGGGAATGGCTTGGAGAAACTTCTGGCCCACGGAAGCACATGGTTGAAGTTTGGTGTCTCGGCATCATGGCGTACCTCGGACGACTATTCCCGTCTACAAACTCCTCGGGTGCAGCAGATCTGACAAGTCAGGTTCTGTATCATGCGCGGCTCATCCCACCAGCTTCGTCCTGGAGCTACTCCTTACTGTGGCCCATCTTCCAGATCGGAGTAACTTTGGGCAATGAAGCACTGGATGAGAGAGCGTGGGTAGAGAAGCGTCTCAACATTGCCCTAGAGGCCACTGGATGTCGGCATTTCAGTAACGCGCTCGAGACGCTGCGTTTTGTCTGGGATAATGATGTGCAATATGACCCTCTGACTGCTAGCATGAACGGACGCAGCATAATGTTGGCATAG